The Nostoc sp. 'Lobaria pulmonaria (5183) cyanobiont' genome window below encodes:
- a CDS encoding Uma2 family endonuclease yields the protein MVISQSEYYISPEEYLEGEKVSEIKHEYIDGQVYAMAGASDAHVTIVGNLFVLLRNHLRGSGCRVYMLDMKTQIDVINRYFYPDVMVTCDARDKEFEYFKCYPCLIIEVLSESTEGYDRGKKFASYRHLESLQEYVLISPDRMSVECFRRNQEGHWVLYPYEKGEEVHLGSVDFRCAIPEIYEDVILIDDDIS from the coding sequence ATGGTCATTAGCCAAAGTGAGTACTATATCTCCCCAGAAGAATATCTAGAAGGCGAGAAAGTAAGTGAAATCAAACACGAGTATATTGATGGGCAAGTCTACGCAATGGCAGGGGCAAGTGATGCTCATGTTACTATCGTAGGAAATTTGTTTGTACTGCTACGAAACCATCTGCGGGGTAGTGGTTGCCGTGTCTATATGTTAGACATGAAAACACAAATTGATGTCATAAATCGCTATTTTTATCCTGATGTAATGGTGACTTGCGATGCACGAGATAAAGAATTTGAATATTTTAAGTGCTATCCTTGCTTAATTATCGAAGTGCTTTCTGAGTCAACTGAAGGCTATGACAGAGGAAAAAAATTTGCTAGTTATCGACACTTAGAATCATTACAAGAATATGTGCTAATTTCACCAGACCGAATGAGTGTAGAATGCTTCCGCCGCAATCAGGAAGGACATTGGGTACTTTACCCTTATGAAAAAGGGGAAGAAGTGCATTTAGGTAGCGTTGATTTTCGGTGTGCGATCCCAGAAATATATGAAGATGTAATATTGATAGATGATGATATTTCCTAA
- a CDS encoding DHA2 family efflux MFS transporter permease subunit produces MANTGVIRQQGQNPALPPEYVPLKTWIGVLASMLGAFMAVLDIQITNASLEYIQASLGATLEEGSWISTAYLVAEIVVIPLTGWLSRVFSLQRYLLVNTALFIFFSICCGWSWDLNSMIFFRVLQGFSGGVLIPTAMTVVLTTLPQSKQSVGLAAFGFSAVFAPSIGPTLGGWLTENFGWEYNFYINVIPGALMLAGVWYGIKQEKPQINLLKQGDWWGIIAMAIGLGSLQVVLEEGSRKDWFGSALIVRLSVIAVIFLAIFFFIELTRKQPFINLRLVLRRNFGLASIVNVSLGVGLYGSIYILPLYLAQIQKYNALQIGEVLIWAGIPQLFIIPLIPKLMQRIDVRFMVAFGVTLFSISAFMNSGMTNETGLDQLRWSQFVRAMGQPLIMVPLSSIATAGLSPKEAGSASGLFNMMRNLGGSIGIASLATLLANREQFHSNRLGDGVSLYNPETQQRIDQMTQYFVSRGADLSTAQNEAIASISNIVRREAFVMAFNDCFYFIGIALLVSGIAILFLKKVKPTGGAVAH; encoded by the coding sequence ATGGCTAATACAGGTGTAATTCGTCAGCAAGGGCAAAATCCTGCTTTACCACCAGAGTATGTACCGCTAAAAACCTGGATTGGTGTATTAGCTAGTATGCTTGGTGCATTTATGGCGGTATTGGATATTCAAATAACTAATGCTTCGCTGGAATATATTCAAGCAAGTTTAGGAGCAACTCTCGAAGAAGGTTCTTGGATTTCTACCGCGTATCTCGTAGCAGAAATTGTGGTAATTCCTCTAACAGGATGGTTGTCACGAGTATTTTCTCTGCAACGTTATTTATTAGTCAATACTGCACTATTTATCTTCTTTTCTATTTGCTGTGGTTGGTCGTGGGATCTCAATTCCATGATTTTCTTTCGGGTCTTACAAGGTTTTAGTGGAGGAGTTTTAATTCCTACAGCTATGACAGTTGTCTTAACAACTTTACCCCAATCAAAACAATCAGTCGGACTGGCTGCATTTGGGTTTAGTGCAGTTTTTGCACCCTCAATTGGCCCAACATTAGGAGGTTGGTTAACAGAAAATTTTGGTTGGGAATACAACTTTTATATAAATGTAATTCCAGGGGCATTAATGCTGGCTGGTGTTTGGTACGGAATTAAGCAAGAAAAACCCCAAATTAATTTACTCAAACAAGGTGACTGGTGGGGAATTATTGCGATGGCTATTGGCTTAGGTTCCCTGCAAGTTGTTTTAGAAGAAGGTAGCCGTAAAGATTGGTTTGGTTCAGCGTTAATTGTGCGCTTAAGTGTAATCGCGGTAATTTTTTTGGCGATATTTTTCTTTATAGAATTAACTCGTAAACAACCATTTATTAATTTACGGCTTGTACTTAGGCGGAACTTTGGTTTAGCCAGTATTGTCAATGTGTCGTTGGGAGTAGGATTGTATGGTTCAATTTATATTTTACCGTTGTATCTTGCCCAAATTCAAAAATACAATGCTCTGCAAATTGGTGAAGTATTGATTTGGGCTGGTATTCCCCAACTATTTATTATTCCCCTCATCCCGAAATTGATGCAACGCATTGACGTGCGTTTCATGGTAGCTTTTGGTGTGACTTTGTTTTCCATTAGTGCATTTATGAACTCTGGAATGACTAATGAAACAGGATTAGATCAATTACGCTGGTCGCAATTTGTGCGTGCGATGGGACAACCCCTAATTATGGTGCCGCTTAGTTCTATTGCCACTGCTGGTTTGAGTCCGAAAGAAGCAGGTTCGGCAAGTGGTTTATTTAATATGATGCGGAATCTAGGCGGTTCTATCGGAATTGCTTCTTTAGCGACTTTATTGGCAAATAGAGAGCAATTTCACTCGAATAGATTGGGTGATGGAGTATCTTTATATAATCCAGAAACTCAACAGCGAATTGACCAGATGACACAGTATTTTGTTAGTCGCGGAGCAGATTTGAGTACAGCCCAAAATGAAGCGATCGCATCTATATCCAATATAGTCCGCCGGGAAGCATTTGTAATGGCTTTTAACGATTGTTTCTACTTTATTGGTATCGCTTTGTTAGTTAGTGGCATTGCTATTTTATTCCTCAAAAAGGTGAAGCCAACTGGTGGCGCTGTCGCTCATTAA
- a CDS encoding MFS transporter has translation MRKSLLPALRSRNYQLFFAGQGISLIGTWMTQLATIWLVYDLTKSPLMLGVVGFSSQIPNFFLAPFGGVFVDRFSRYRTLIGTQILAMIQSLTLAVLALTGVIEVWQIIALSLFQGFINALDAPARQAFVPELVENRGDLANAIAINSTMVNGARLIGPAIAGLLIAGIGTGYCFLIDGLSYVAVIAALLAMKVEPWKNLVTDGNPLQKVKEGFVYAFSFPPIRSVLLLSALVSLMGLQNTILVPVIAEQVLKGGAESLGFLMAASGVGALTGGIYLATRQTILGIGKLIALAPAILGAGLIGFSLSRFLPLSLFTMLFVGLGTILQIAASNTFLQTIVEDDKRGRLMSLYTMSFLGMIPVGNLLGGFLASHIGAPNTLMIDGIACILGSIIFSRQLPALRKIMRPIYEQKGIITT, from the coding sequence ATGAGAAAATCGCTACTACCTGCTTTAAGATCAAGAAACTACCAGCTGTTTTTTGCTGGACAAGGTATTTCCCTAATTGGGACGTGGATGACGCAACTTGCCACAATTTGGCTAGTTTATGACTTGACAAAATCCCCATTAATGCTAGGAGTTGTGGGATTTTCGAGTCAAATTCCTAACTTTTTTTTAGCTCCCTTTGGCGGAGTATTTGTAGATCGCTTTTCTCGGTATCGCACCTTAATTGGTACGCAAATCTTGGCGATGATTCAATCGTTAACATTAGCAGTGCTGGCGCTGACTGGTGTGATTGAGGTATGGCAGATCATCGCCTTGAGTTTGTTCCAAGGATTTATTAACGCCTTAGATGCGCCAGCCCGTCAAGCTTTTGTGCCAGAATTGGTTGAAAACAGAGGAGATTTAGCCAATGCGATCGCTATCAACTCCACGATGGTTAACGGTGCGCGATTAATTGGCCCTGCGATCGCGGGTTTATTAATTGCTGGTATTGGAACTGGCTATTGTTTTTTAATTGATGGTTTGAGCTATGTTGCTGTAATCGCCGCTTTATTGGCGATGAAAGTTGAACCTTGGAAAAATTTGGTAACTGACGGTAATCCCTTGCAAAAAGTCAAAGAGGGATTTGTATATGCTTTTAGCTTTCCACCTATTCGTTCTGTCTTATTACTATCAGCTTTAGTTAGTCTGATGGGGCTGCAAAACACTATTCTCGTCCCAGTTATTGCCGAACAAGTTCTTAAAGGTGGTGCAGAAAGTTTGGGTTTTTTGATGGCGGCATCTGGAGTTGGAGCCTTAACTGGTGGTATTTATCTAGCTACGCGCCAAACCATCTTAGGAATTGGCAAATTGATTGCTTTAGCTCCAGCAATTTTAGGAGCTGGTTTAATCGGCTTTTCTTTGTCTCGATTTTTACCACTTTCTTTATTTACAATGTTATTCGTTGGCTTAGGAACAATTCTCCAGATTGCTGCTAGCAACACATTTTTACAAACCATTGTCGAAGACGATAAACGCGGGCGATTGATGAGCTTATATACAATGTCATTTTTGGGGATGATTCCCGTGGGTAATTTATTAGGAGGTTTTTTAGCAAGTCATATTGGCGCTCCTAACACTTTAATGATTGATGGGATAGCTTGTATTTTAGGGTCAATTATTTTTAGCAGACAGTTGCCTGCTTTAAGAAAAATAATGCGTCCAATTTATGAGCAAAAGGGGATTATTACGACTTAA
- a CDS encoding HlyD family secretion protein: MGANTLNGRNGHKTPILEKEVIPDLETLETVTADTSATAEAPVVIPETEKEVAAKPKRKRPTGLILAGLGVGAIAAGTFGLHYWQYASTHQETDNATVAGNIHQVSSRIPGTISEVLVNDNQLVQPGQLLVKLDPRDYQSKVQQAQAALENARGQAQAAQANIALSSQTTTGKTTQAQGDVSGAVAAISTAQAAVQEAQAGIPAAQATVQEAQAGIPAAQAQVAQTNANLEKAQADYNRYNELYKTGAIPRQQLDTAKAAYDVARAQKNAAIQGVQQAQAQLASAKVGVAKAQSQLAQAQENVTNAQAKLAASKGGLQQATAGGQDTTVKRSQYEAAKAAIAQSEASLKDAQLQLSYANVTAPSAGRVGRKNVEIGNRVQSGTPLMAIVDNSYWVIANFKETQLEKMRPGEPVEIKLDTFPHHTFIGRVDSISPASGAQFALLPPDNATGNFTKVVQRIPVKIVFDQKSIQGYESRITPGMSAEVAVEVK; this comes from the coding sequence ATGGGTGCTAATACTTTGAACGGACGCAACGGACACAAAACCCCAATTTTAGAAAAAGAAGTGATTCCCGATTTAGAGACTTTAGAAACTGTTACCGCAGATACATCCGCAACAGCAGAAGCACCTGTTGTAATTCCTGAGACAGAGAAAGAAGTTGCAGCGAAACCGAAGCGGAAAAGACCGACTGGTTTAATTTTGGCAGGATTAGGTGTGGGTGCGATCGCCGCAGGCACTTTTGGTCTTCACTACTGGCAATACGCCTCCACCCACCAGGAAACTGACAACGCCACCGTTGCGGGAAACATTCACCAAGTTAGTAGCCGCATTCCCGGAACTATAAGTGAAGTGCTAGTGAATGATAACCAACTGGTGCAACCGGGACAATTGTTAGTGAAGTTAGATCCACGGGACTATCAAAGCAAGGTGCAACAAGCACAAGCCGCCCTAGAAAATGCTCGTGGTCAGGCGCAAGCCGCCCAAGCAAATATTGCTTTGAGTTCACAAACCACTACTGGTAAAACAACTCAAGCGCAAGGAGATGTCAGTGGTGCAGTAGCAGCAATTTCTACAGCCCAAGCAGCAGTACAAGAAGCCCAAGCTGGGATTCCCGCCGCTCAAGCAACAGTACAAGAAGCTCAAGCTGGGATTCCCGCCGCCCAAGCGCAGGTAGCGCAAACAAACGCGAATTTGGAAAAAGCCCAAGCAGATTACAATCGTTACAACGAATTGTATAAAACAGGTGCGATTCCTCGTCAGCAACTAGACACAGCCAAGGCTGCTTATGATGTGGCTAGGGCACAGAAAAACGCTGCAATTCAGGGAGTACAACAAGCCCAAGCCCAGTTAGCCTCCGCCAAAGTTGGTGTCGCCAAAGCCCAGTCTCAATTAGCACAAGCGCAAGAAAATGTCACCAACGCCCAAGCTAAATTGGCAGCATCTAAAGGAGGATTGCAACAAGCTACCGCAGGTGGACAAGATACCACAGTCAAACGTAGTCAATACGAAGCAGCAAAAGCGGCGATCGCCCAATCAGAAGCATCGCTCAAAGACGCACAATTGCAACTATCTTATGCGAATGTTACTGCCCCCAGTGCTGGACGGGTAGGTAGAAAAAACGTCGAAATTGGCAACCGAGTGCAATCGGGAACACCATTAATGGCGATCGTGGATAACAGCTATTGGGTAATTGCGAACTTTAAAGAAACTCAATTAGAAAAGATGCGTCCAGGAGAGCCAGTAGAAATCAAGCTGGATACTTTCCCTCATCATACCTTTATTGGGCGTGTTGACAGTATTTCCCCAGCTTCCGGCGCTCAGTTTGCCTTATTGCCACCCGATAATGCTACAGGTAACTTTACTAAAGTTGTCCAACGCATTCCTGTTAAAATAGTTTTCGACCAAAAGAGCATTCAAGGATACGAATCGCGGATTACTCCTGGGATGTCTGCGGAAGTTGCGGTGGAAGTCAAGTAA
- a CDS encoding MarR family winged helix-turn-helix transcriptional regulator, which translates to MVSTSNHSPPLESWQQNLAPYNLGYRIKLVSQLLSRKFTERLEPFGLTPFHWLVLCCLWQEDGLPTSSIGDKLKQVGGTLTGVLDRMEERGLVRRERDTHDRRIWRIWLTDAGKQLEAVLPPIAATVRDEAMDGISFADRELFSQILNRAIANLS; encoded by the coding sequence ATGGTTTCTACATCTAATCACTCCCCACCTTTAGAGTCGTGGCAGCAAAATCTGGCACCATACAATTTGGGCTACAGAATCAAATTAGTCTCGCAACTGCTGAGTCGCAAGTTTACTGAGAGGCTAGAACCCTTTGGACTTACGCCATTTCACTGGTTGGTGTTGTGCTGTCTTTGGCAAGAAGATGGTTTACCTACTTCTAGTATTGGTGACAAACTCAAACAAGTGGGAGGGACTTTAACAGGCGTACTAGATCGGATGGAAGAACGCGGCTTAGTGCGTCGAGAACGCGACACTCACGATCGCCGCATCTGGCGAATCTGGCTCACGGATGCAGGTAAGCAACTAGAAGCTGTCTTACCGCCTATTGCGGCAACAGTGCGTGATGAAGCAATGGACGGTATTTCCTTCGCTGACCGAGAACTATTTTCCCAAATCTTGAACCGGGCGATCGCTAACCTCTCCTAA
- a CDS encoding ArnT family glycosyltransferase, which translates to MFHKLHFWQHIWRKIRLVESLPYLSLFLWMLPLLLFTSGHNSLMAHDEALYASRARLMFDSGNWITPWETAHHKTPGPYWLIASFYKLFGISDTSARLPSMIASIFSLWLVYEIGKIMLGKKLAWLATAILSGEFLWLQYSRLSTPDVPMIFLVLLAIFSLIKTELHPKYHYFWSFLAGFSLGLGFLVRSFMIFLPIIALLPYLIWEHHRHRHLTNPILYLGFCVGLIPTGIWLWLSWLHYGNQSFEELLKFVVQLGSEDREHNGPLFYVWNIPLKAFPWPFFGLLGLFLTVRRPIPLYQLILVGFPLVLFVELSIFSTRLSHYSLCLYPFIALLASVGLSWLGNIYQTGIHSQLFLKKGRKNILNLFAKNNLPRNLSYGFGGFGVFLVIASTVIISYGGSDIRKYATITLAMGLGWLILPVVWISRYHFSKKFLTARYWIAGWLITCWLTLATMGSLGLLSDYNPILRTFLQQSAIASIIQSHPIYYVQIDQKTQVLLNFYLSIHPQQVGSISQIPALSYALIYTDQSPKLSRTYRIIGTVKKYQLIQVLP; encoded by the coding sequence ATGTTCCATAAACTACACTTCTGGCAGCATATTTGGCGAAAAATCCGCCTGGTAGAATCGTTACCCTATTTAAGTTTGTTCCTTTGGATGCTACCCTTATTATTATTTACTTCTGGGCACAATAGCCTGATGGCACATGATGAAGCCCTTTACGCTTCGCGTGCCCGTCTGATGTTTGATTCTGGTAATTGGATAACTCCTTGGGAAACGGCACATCATAAAACACCTGGACCTTATTGGTTAATCGCCAGTTTCTACAAGTTGTTTGGTATCAGTGATACTAGTGCGCGTCTTCCTAGTATGATTGCTAGCATTTTTAGCTTATGGCTGGTGTATGAAATTGGCAAAATTATGCTAGGCAAAAAATTAGCTTGGCTAGCTACTGCTATTTTAAGTGGGGAATTTCTCTGGCTACAATACTCTCGCTTAAGTACGCCTGATGTACCGATGATTTTCTTGGTACTTTTAGCTATTTTTTCTTTAATAAAAACAGAATTACATCCTAAATATCACTATTTTTGGAGTTTTCTAGCTGGTTTCAGTTTAGGTTTAGGCTTCTTAGTCAGAAGCTTTATGATTTTTTTGCCAATTATAGCTTTATTACCTTATTTAATTTGGGAACATCACCGTCATCGTCATCTTACTAATCCAATTTTATATCTGGGCTTTTGCGTAGGTTTAATACCCACTGGCATTTGGCTGTGGTTAAGCTGGCTGCACTATGGAAATCAGAGTTTTGAGGAGTTGCTTAAGTTTGTTGTGCAGCTAGGTTCTGAAGATCGGGAGCATAATGGGCCGCTATTCTATGTATGGAATATTCCTTTAAAAGCATTTCCTTGGCCTTTTTTCGGACTTTTAGGTTTGTTTTTAACTGTCCGTCGTCCCATTCCTCTTTACCAATTAATATTAGTTGGTTTTCCACTTGTCTTATTTGTAGAATTGAGCATTTTTAGCACTCGTTTATCTCACTATAGTCTTTGCCTTTATCCGTTTATAGCTTTGTTGGCATCTGTGGGTTTAAGCTGGTTAGGCAATATTTACCAGACAGGAATTCACTCACAATTATTTCTTAAAAAAGGTAGAAAAAATATATTGAACCTTTTTGCAAAGAATAATCTTCCTCGAAACCTCAGTTATGGCTTTGGTGGATTCGGTGTTTTTCTTGTAATAGCAAGTACTGTTATTATTAGTTACGGTGGTTCTGACATCCGCAAGTATGCAACTATTACCTTAGCTATGGGGTTGGGTTGGTTAATTTTACCTGTGGTGTGGATTAGTCGCTACCACTTTAGCAAGAAGTTTCTCACAGCCCGTTACTGGATTGCAGGATGGTTAATTACCTGTTGGCTAACTTTGGCGACGATGGGTAGCCTCGGTTTGTTAAGTGACTATAATCCTATTTTAAGAACTTTTTTACAACAAAGTGCGATCGCTTCAATTATCCAATCTCATCCTATCTACTATGTGCAAATAGACCAGAAAACCCAAGTATTGCTTAATTTCTATCTTTCTATTCACCCCCAACAAGTAGGCTCTATTTCCCAAATACCAGCTTTAAGCTATGCTTTGATCTATACTGACCAGTCCCCTAAATTATCTCGGACTTACCGCATTATCGGTACAGTCAAAAAGTACCAGTTGATTCAAGTTCTTCCCTAA
- a CDS encoding class I SAM-dependent methyltransferase translates to MQLRPNQRLKLDDTDDKLFYAYPRFVTHVDEGFIQQLTDLYRDRLKPNTRIFDMMSSWVSHLPEEMQFDHVEGHGLNAEELARNPHLNHYFVQNLNENPQLPLPDEDFDAVLNCVSVQYVQYPEAVFSEMYRILKPGGVAIISFSNRMFFEKAIQAWREASEAQRVELVKEYFASVPGFTTAEVIAHKSTLPNLLQWLGAAGGDPFYAVIAYRS, encoded by the coding sequence ATGCAGTTAAGACCGAATCAACGCCTGAAATTAGATGACACAGACGATAAGCTGTTCTACGCCTATCCTCGCTTCGTTACCCATGTGGATGAAGGATTTATTCAACAGCTAACGGATTTATACCGCGATCGCCTCAAACCCAACACTCGTATTTTTGATATGATGAGCAGCTGGGTGTCTCATCTACCAGAAGAGATGCAGTTTGACCATGTGGAGGGACACGGACTCAACGCTGAGGAATTAGCACGAAATCCCCACTTAAATCATTACTTTGTGCAAAATCTTAACGAAAATCCCCAGCTACCTTTACCAGATGAAGATTTTGATGCTGTTCTCAATTGCGTATCTGTGCAATATGTGCAATATCCAGAAGCAGTATTTTCCGAAATGTACCGTATCCTAAAACCCGGTGGTGTTGCAATTATCAGCTTTTCTAACCGGATGTTTTTTGAAAAGGCGATTCAAGCTTGGCGAGAGGCTTCAGAGGCACAGCGAGTTGAATTAGTCAAAGAGTATTTTGCCTCAGTTCCAGGATTTACAACCGCAGAAGTTATAGCTCATAAATCAACATTACCGAATTTATTACAGTGGTTGGGTGCAGCTGGAGGAGATCCGTTTTATGCGGTTATAGCTTATCGTAGTTAA
- a CDS encoding EVE domain-containing protein translates to MNYWLMKSEPEAYSIADLQQQKETIWDGVRNYQARNFLRLMDEGDLAFFYHSSTNPPGIAGLMRVVKKDIADPTQFEPESKYYDPKSNSESPRWQTVVVEFVETFSNPILLSILKEKFSAEELMLVRQGNRLSVMPVPEAVALKILAMKTS, encoded by the coding sequence ATGAATTATTGGCTAATGAAATCAGAACCAGAAGCCTATAGTATTGCTGACCTTCAACAGCAGAAAGAGACTATCTGGGACGGTGTTCGCAATTATCAAGCTCGCAACTTTTTGCGCCTTATGGATGAAGGAGACTTAGCTTTTTTCTATCACTCCAGCACTAATCCTCCCGGTATTGCTGGGTTAATGCGTGTAGTGAAAAAAGATATTGCTGATCCGACTCAGTTTGAGCCAGAAAGTAAATATTACGACCCGAAATCAAATTCTGAATCCCCTCGGTGGCAAACAGTTGTAGTAGAATTTGTTGAGACTTTTTCTAATCCCATCTTGTTATCAATACTCAAAGAGAAGTTTAGCGCTGAAGAGTTAATGTTGGTGAGACAAGGAAATCGGTTATCGGTGATGCCTGTCCCTGAAGCAGTAGCTTTGAAAATTCTGGCGATGAAAACCTCCTAG
- a CDS encoding zinc-dependent peptidase — protein MIKIIVFFFLIGLILAGILFNPILVKRQRNRLKHRSFPPLWNAIIENNLPIYLCLSPNEIRRLQGHIQVFLAEKQFIGCRGLQVTEEMKLTLAAVACLLLLNERGQYFPRLRSILVYPNAYFVQETTSVGKYVVEERRVARLGESWTNDQVVLSWEQVKQDINNWRDGRNVVLHEFAHQLDQEDGKAEGVPILQHNSDYPIWAKVMTEAYQQLCNDVLQGTKTVMDSYGATNPAEFFAVATETFFEKPHQLLSKHPALYEQLQRYYQLDPVQWV, from the coding sequence ATGATTAAAATCATAGTTTTCTTTTTCCTCATTGGGCTGATTCTCGCTGGGATTTTATTCAATCCGATTCTAGTAAAAAGGCAAAGAAATCGGCTCAAACATCGTTCTTTTCCCCCACTTTGGAATGCCATTATTGAGAATAATCTTCCCATTTATCTCTGTCTTTCTCCCAATGAAATCAGACGACTTCAGGGACATATTCAAGTTTTCTTAGCAGAAAAGCAATTTATTGGCTGTAGAGGATTACAGGTGACAGAGGAAATGAAACTGACTCTTGCTGCTGTCGCCTGTTTACTTCTATTAAATGAACGTGGGCAGTACTTCCCCAGACTTCGTTCAATTCTGGTGTATCCTAACGCTTATTTTGTTCAGGAAACAACTTCTGTCGGAAAATATGTTGTTGAAGAAAGGCGTGTGGCGAGACTGGGTGAATCGTGGACAAATGACCAAGTAGTGCTGTCTTGGGAACAAGTGAAACAAGACATTAATAACTGGAGAGATGGACGTAACGTTGTGCTTCATGAATTTGCCCATCAATTGGATCAAGAAGATGGTAAAGCTGAAGGAGTTCCGATACTGCAACACAACTCAGACTATCCTATTTGGGCTAAAGTGATGACAGAAGCATATCAGCAACTTTGTAATGATGTTCTACAAGGTACAAAGACGGTAATGGATAGCTATGGCGCAACGAATCCCGCAGAATTTTTCGCCGTAGCGACTGAGACATTCTTTGAAAAACCGCACCAATTGTTGTCTAAGCATCCAGCACTTTATGAGCAACTGCAACGTTACTATCAATTAGATCCTGTGCAATGGGTGTGA